A genomic window from Bordetella genomosp. 9 includes:
- a CDS encoding ATP-binding domain-containing protein, whose product MAHIIPDGWENQQRSGPAQRELDTLARLKAGLPDDYTVYHAVHWTNVEGRHAIHGEIDFVIANRAGELLVIEQKTGALDETPEGLAKRHEGKARLVSVQMARTADSLRAKLARSLDGAEIRLDYLLYCPDHRVVAPTTAGLVPERIVDASRRDRLCGVIKDILPPGTHTPLAPRVDRFLRDIIRLEVDVSALIGQARTQVTRLAGGLAHWARQLDVDPYRLRVTGTAGSGKTQLALAEYRDAVEQGKRPLYVCFNRPLADHFNRIAPEGGLVCSFHMLCDRLLRAAGRKPDFSQPDAFDRLVEQAATLEVPADFLFDTVIVDEGQDFSARWRDIVLRLAKPKARVLWLEDPLQNLYGNTPPELPGWVRMRAQSNFRSPRPVVGFLHTILPDDAHIDAQAPVLDADVEVLSYRDEESLARAVKQGIRKCYSAGFRQEDIAVLSYHGHKTSQVLRRDKLAPHTLRRFTGQYDMFGQPEYSAGEILAESVYRFKGQSIPAVVFAEIDFDTLDEQAVRKLFVGATRATLKLILIAAEPAAAVLSDRLGQSAEAEQA is encoded by the coding sequence TTGGCACACATCATTCCGGACGGCTGGGAGAACCAGCAGCGCAGCGGCCCGGCGCAACGGGAGCTGGACACCCTGGCCCGGCTCAAGGCCGGCCTGCCCGACGACTACACGGTCTACCACGCGGTGCATTGGACCAACGTCGAAGGCCGCCACGCCATCCATGGCGAGATCGACTTCGTGATCGCCAACCGCGCGGGCGAGCTGCTGGTCATCGAGCAGAAAACCGGCGCGCTCGACGAAACGCCGGAAGGCCTGGCCAAGCGCCACGAAGGCAAGGCCAGGCTGGTGTCCGTGCAGATGGCCCGCACCGCCGACAGCCTGCGCGCCAAGCTGGCCCGCAGCCTGGACGGCGCGGAAATCCGCCTGGACTACCTGCTGTACTGCCCGGACCATCGCGTGGTGGCGCCCACCACCGCGGGGCTGGTGCCGGAACGCATCGTCGACGCCAGCCGGCGCGACCGCCTGTGCGGCGTGATCAAGGACATCCTCCCGCCCGGCACGCATACCCCGCTGGCGCCGCGCGTGGACCGTTTCCTGCGCGACATCATCCGCCTGGAAGTCGACGTCAGCGCGCTGATCGGCCAGGCGCGCACGCAGGTGACGCGGCTGGCCGGCGGCCTGGCGCATTGGGCGCGGCAACTGGACGTCGATCCCTATCGCCTGCGCGTCACGGGCACCGCGGGCTCGGGCAAGACGCAGCTCGCGCTGGCCGAGTATCGCGATGCCGTCGAGCAAGGCAAGCGTCCGCTCTACGTGTGCTTCAACCGTCCGCTGGCCGATCACTTCAACCGGATCGCGCCCGAAGGCGGCCTGGTGTGCTCCTTCCATATGCTGTGCGACCGCCTGCTGCGGGCCGCCGGGCGCAAGCCGGATTTTTCCCAGCCCGATGCCTTCGATCGGCTGGTCGAACAGGCCGCGACGCTGGAGGTGCCGGCGGATTTCCTGTTCGACACCGTGATCGTCGACGAAGGCCAGGACTTCAGCGCACGCTGGCGCGACATCGTGCTGCGCCTGGCCAAGCCCAAGGCGCGTGTCCTGTGGCTGGAAGACCCGCTGCAGAACCTCTATGGCAATACCCCGCCCGAGCTGCCCGGCTGGGTCCGCATGCGGGCGCAGAGCAATTTCCGCAGTCCGCGCCCGGTGGTCGGCTTCCTGCACACCATCCTGCCCGACGATGCGCACATCGACGCCCAGGCGCCGGTGCTGGACGCCGACGTGGAAGTGCTGTCCTATCGCGATGAAGAAAGCCTGGCCCGCGCGGTCAAGCAAGGCATACGCAAGTGCTATTCGGCCGGTTTCCGGCAGGAGGACATCGCGGTGCTCAGCTACCACGGCCACAAGACGTCGCAGGTGCTGCGCCGGGACAAGCTGGCGCCGCACACGCTGCGCCGTTTCACCGGCCAATACGACATGTTCGGCCAGCCCGAATATTCCGCCGGCGAAATCCTGGCCGAATCGGTTTATCGCTTCAAGGGGCAGTCGATCCCCGCGGTGGTGTTCGCGGAGATCGATTTCGATACGCTGGACGAACAGGCCGTGCGCAAACTGTTCGTCGGCGCGACGCGGGCGACGCTCAAGCTGATACTGATCGCGGCCGAGCCCGCGGCCGCCGTCCTGAGCGACAGGCTGGGGCAGTCGGCGGAAGCGGAACAGGCCTGA
- a CDS encoding LysR substrate-binding domain-containing protein has protein sequence MPTLPLRTPPLAALRAFEAVARLGSLSRAAAELNVTKSAVSHQLRGLEADLGVILLRRGGTTRRAEPTEAGADLLASVQQALTLLATACRNVRVSARERQAYRLNISSNPSLAALWLAPRIGRFVQSHPEIDVQVYLHTNQDPAWQEQDIDLAFLHMRDEGPHRPAPGDIQLMRETVVPVCSPSLIDAAERDDPAVFTRHRWLEEKHVASPETSWRTWRKRLQLSDAQGQEPLILSGLSTVVSAAVAGAGIALGRSPLIDEEIARGGLVSLVPALRMAGSWGYVMRMRSDRADDAALPTLVEFLLDEARQV, from the coding sequence ATGCCGACACTACCTCTGCGCACGCCTCCCCTGGCCGCGCTGCGCGCATTCGAAGCCGTCGCCCGCCTGGGGAGCCTGAGCCGGGCCGCGGCGGAACTGAACGTGACCAAGAGCGCCGTCAGCCATCAGCTGCGCGGCCTGGAGGCCGACCTGGGCGTGATCCTGCTGCGGCGGGGCGGCACCACCCGCCGCGCGGAACCCACCGAAGCAGGCGCCGACCTGCTGGCCTCCGTGCAACAGGCCTTGACCCTGCTGGCGACCGCCTGCCGCAATGTGCGCGTTTCCGCCCGCGAGCGCCAGGCCTATCGCCTGAACATATCGTCCAATCCATCGTTGGCCGCGCTGTGGCTGGCGCCGCGCATCGGCCGCTTTGTCCAATCGCATCCGGAGATCGACGTGCAAGTCTATCTGCACACGAACCAGGATCCGGCCTGGCAGGAGCAGGACATCGATCTGGCCTTTCTTCACATGCGCGACGAAGGCCCGCACCGGCCGGCACCGGGCGATATACAGCTCATGCGGGAAACAGTGGTGCCGGTGTGCAGCCCCAGCCTGATCGACGCCGCCGAGCGCGACGACCCGGCGGTCTTCACGCGCCATCGCTGGCTGGAGGAAAAACACGTCGCCAGTCCGGAAACCAGTTGGCGCACCTGGCGCAAGCGCTTGCAACTGAGCGACGCGCAAGGGCAGGAACCGCTGATCCTTAGCGGACTGAGCACCGTGGTGTCGGCCGCCGTCGCAGGGGCGGGCATCGCGCTCGGGAGGTCGCCGCTGATCGACGAGGAGATCGCGCGCGGCGGCCTGGTGTCGCTGGTGCCCGCGCTGCGCATGGCGGGGTCGTGGGGCTACGTGATGCGCATGCGCTCGGATCGGGCCGACGATGCCGCCCTGCCCACGCTGGTCGAATTCCTGCTGGACGAAGCGCGGCAGGTATGA
- a CDS encoding sigma-70 family RNA polymerase sigma factor: protein MSTGYFPTHVEALYCDHHSWLKGWLHRRLGNADQAADLAHDTFIRLLSSERVPAALDEPRAFLTTVAQRLVSNHWRREKLEKAYLEALAQAPVEMACSPETQAILLETLLELDRLLDGLPAVVRRAFLLSQLDGHTHAQVAEALGVSIPTVKRYIVKALQRCYFADLSFTG, encoded by the coding sequence TTGAGTACGGGATACTTCCCCACCCATGTGGAAGCGCTGTATTGCGACCATCACTCCTGGCTGAAAGGCTGGCTCCATCGGCGCCTGGGCAATGCGGACCAGGCGGCCGACCTGGCGCATGACACCTTCATCCGCCTGCTCAGCAGCGAGCGGGTGCCCGCCGCGCTGGACGAGCCGCGCGCCTTCCTGACCACGGTGGCGCAGCGCCTGGTGTCCAACCACTGGCGCCGCGAAAAACTCGAAAAGGCCTACCTGGAGGCCCTGGCCCAGGCGCCGGTGGAGATGGCCTGCTCGCCTGAAACCCAGGCCATCCTGCTGGAAACGCTGCTGGAGCTGGATCGGCTGCTGGACGGCCTGCCGGCCGTGGTGCGGCGCGCCTTCCTGCTGTCGCAGCTGGACGGGCACACGCACGCCCAGGTGGCCGAGGCGCTGGGCGTGTCCATCCCCACGGTCAAGCGCTACATCGTCAAGGCCCTGCAGCGCTGCTATTTCGCCGATCTTTCGTTCACGGGATAA
- the yghU gene encoding glutathione-dependent disulfide-bond oxidoreductase, producing the protein MSASPEYVPPKVWTWKKPNGGHFASINRPVSGPTHDKELPVGRHPLQLYSLATPNGQKVTILLEELLAQGQQGAEYDAWLIRIGDGDQFGSGFVQVNPNSKIPALMDRSGPQPIRVFESGAILLYLAEKFSAFLPKDPAQRAECLSWLFWQMGSAPYLGGGFGHFYAYAPTKIEYAIDRFAMETKRQLDVLDKRLADNEYIAGSDYTIADIAIFPWYGALVKGQVYGAGEFLSVQDYTHLQRWADAVNARPAVRRGRMVNRVNGDLANQLHERHDASDFDTRTQDKLQASGA; encoded by the coding sequence ATGAGCGCATCCCCCGAATACGTGCCGCCCAAGGTCTGGACCTGGAAAAAACCGAATGGCGGCCATTTCGCCAGCATCAACCGTCCGGTTTCCGGTCCGACGCATGACAAGGAACTGCCGGTCGGCCGCCACCCCCTGCAGCTTTATTCGCTGGCGACGCCCAATGGGCAGAAAGTGACCATCCTGCTGGAGGAACTGCTGGCGCAGGGCCAACAGGGCGCGGAATACGACGCCTGGCTGATCCGCATCGGCGACGGCGACCAGTTCGGCAGCGGCTTCGTGCAGGTGAATCCGAATTCGAAGATCCCGGCCTTGATGGACCGCAGCGGTCCTCAGCCCATCCGCGTCTTCGAATCCGGCGCAATCCTTCTCTACCTGGCCGAAAAGTTCAGCGCCTTCCTGCCCAAGGATCCCGCCCAGCGCGCCGAGTGCCTGTCGTGGCTGTTCTGGCAGATGGGCAGCGCGCCTTACCTGGGCGGCGGCTTCGGCCACTTCTATGCCTACGCCCCGACGAAGATCGAATATGCGATCGACCGCTTCGCCATGGAGACCAAGCGGCAGCTGGACGTGCTGGACAAGCGGCTGGCGGACAACGAATACATCGCGGGCAGCGACTACACCATCGCGGACATCGCCATATTCCCGTGGTACGGGGCCCTGGTGAAAGGGCAGGTATACGGGGCAGGGGAGTTCCTGTCGGTACAGGACTACACGCACCTCCAGCGCTGGGCCGACGCCGTGAATGCGCGGCCGGCGGTGCGGCGCGGCAGGATGGTCAATCGCGTCAACGGCGACCTGGCCAACCAGCTGCACGAGCGCCACGACGCCTCTGATTTCGACACCCGCACGCAGGACAAGCTGCAGGCTTCCGGCGCCTGA
- a CDS encoding zinc-dependent alcohol dehydrogenase — MRALRWHGKHDIRCDTVPDPQIEHPRDAIVKVSCCAICGSDLHLFDGFMPGMKHGDIMGHEFMGEVMEVGAENKSLKPGDRVVVPFTIICGECDQCKRGNFSVCERSNRNKETADKLFGHTTAGLFGYTHLTGGYPGGQAEFVRVPFADKTHIKIPDGLSDEQVLFLGDIFPTGWQAAAQCDIEPTDTVAVWGAGPVGQMAIRSAVLLGAKQVIAIDHVPERLDMARAGGAIAINFDEESVLDRLQELTQGKGPEKCIDAVGMESHATRSIDSMYDRAKQAVMLESDRPHVLREMIYVCRPGGVLSIPGVYGGLIDKIPFGASMNKGLTWRMGQTHVNRWTDDLLKRIAEGQIDPSFVITHRVSLEDGPDMYKTFRDKKDGCIKVVLKP, encoded by the coding sequence ATGAGAGCACTACGTTGGCACGGCAAGCACGATATCCGTTGCGATACCGTTCCTGATCCACAGATCGAACATCCGCGCGACGCCATCGTCAAGGTGTCATGTTGCGCCATTTGCGGTTCCGACCTGCACTTGTTCGACGGCTTCATGCCAGGCATGAAGCACGGCGACATCATGGGCCACGAGTTCATGGGCGAGGTCATGGAAGTCGGCGCCGAGAACAAGTCCTTGAAGCCGGGCGACCGCGTGGTCGTACCCTTCACCATCATTTGCGGCGAATGCGACCAGTGCAAGCGCGGAAACTTCTCAGTCTGCGAGCGCAGCAACCGCAACAAGGAAACGGCGGACAAGCTGTTCGGCCACACCACGGCGGGGCTGTTCGGCTACACCCACCTGACTGGCGGCTATCCGGGCGGTCAGGCCGAATTCGTGCGCGTGCCGTTCGCCGACAAGACGCACATCAAGATCCCGGACGGGCTGAGCGATGAGCAGGTTCTTTTCCTGGGCGACATTTTTCCGACCGGGTGGCAGGCTGCCGCGCAGTGCGACATCGAACCTACCGACACGGTTGCGGTGTGGGGCGCGGGGCCGGTCGGGCAGATGGCGATCCGCAGCGCCGTGCTCCTGGGCGCCAAGCAGGTGATCGCCATCGACCACGTGCCCGAGCGGCTGGACATGGCGCGCGCCGGCGGCGCCATCGCGATCAATTTCGATGAGGAAAGTGTGCTCGACCGGTTGCAGGAACTGACGCAGGGCAAGGGACCGGAGAAATGCATCGACGCGGTCGGCATGGAATCCCATGCCACCCGTTCCATCGATTCGATGTACGACCGCGCCAAGCAGGCGGTGATGCTGGAAAGCGACCGTCCGCATGTGCTGCGGGAGATGATCTACGTTTGCCGGCCGGGGGGCGTGCTGTCCATCCCGGGCGTGTATGGCGGCCTGATCGACAAGATACCTTTCGGCGCGTCGATGAACAAAGGGCTGACCTGGCGCATGGGCCAGACGCACGTCAACCGCTGGACCGACGATCTGCTCAAGCGTATCGCCGAAGGCCAGATCGACCCGTCCTTCGTGATCACGCATCGCGTCAGCCTGGAAGACGGTCCGGATATGTACAAGACGTTCCGCGACAAAAAGGACGGCTGCATCAAGGTTGTGCTGAAGCCATAG
- the cydC gene encoding thiol reductant ABC exporter subunit CydC — protein sequence MYFDFRLWRLTRGMRGQLAGGIVLGLLALAAGIGRYVFLGQMLALVFVGAPWQRWIWPAGAAVAMVLLRAALDHGRTVQANRCAATVQQVLRAKLYDRIVALGPGWFANQRTGGVMLTVVDGVEQLQTFFGQYLPQLAIAAAAPFAIFAVIAFWDVPTALVLLAAAIFALVGPMAVHMLDRRASLARSRSLHDFGEDFLDAVQGLPTLKSFGQGKSWGRRLAERARRLSDGTMWVLSVSLLTRGISDLGVALGAALALTLGAWRVGHGEMSVEALLIVLMAGTEIFRPLRDLRAVLHRGMLGQSAAAGIHALMDAESATATLAGPSAESAANASGRAIAAGFRPSVEFDDVTFAYTAQRTAHRGLSFRIDAGERVGIVGPSGAGKSTIVRLLLRECLAQQGAVRIGGHDLRDIDQQALLSRIAVVSQDITLFHGTLDENLRLGRFDASPEQVRAAARAANIDDFIMALPDGYATRIGERGLQLSGGQRQRIAIARALLRDAPILILDEALSSVDTENEAIIQQALDRLMAGRTTLILAHRLASVLGADRCLVLDGGRVAEQGTHAELMARRGLYYGLMHEQDEARRKGGDRDARAHADAHAATPADAHADADPHAYAYAPADADAYGDAPAQAASPAGDPSRPEARALDDDAQHVGWRETVATLLAVVRPWRGTLVTTIVLGVARVAAYIGVGVLSALVVAAVRDGRDTGGLIVALLVAAPLAALFHWLESWLAHAMAYRLLGDMRVNLYDKLERLAPAYLLRRRSGDLVALATQDVEMIEYFYAHTIAPAIVALLVPLTVLGFLFAFSWPVAAVLLPFLAYALFAPVRGRRHVDALGDKARAALGEMSAHATDTIQGLAELTAFQATGRRRADFLALAERYGLRRLDILRDLSGQAARFEIAMGLGGLAVAVVGALQVSAGTLDAGMLPLLILISLATFLPVSEISQVSRQLADTIAASRRLHVVNHEPEPVQDGPRPAPRAAEGLSLAFDHVSFAYPGKREYTLKDLSFDVPAGAMAAIVGPSGAGKSTVAGLLLRFWDPAQGTIRVGGVDVRELQLDGLRECVALVTQDTYLFNETLEANIRLARPDASDAELRTALEQAALTDFVRALPDGLATRVGERGMQLSGGQRQRISIARAFLKNAPVLILDEATSHLDTLSELRIRRSLQLLMRNRTTLVIAHRLSTIREADLILVLQEGRLAQSGTHDDLLGRRGFYARASAH from the coding sequence ATGTATTTCGACTTTCGGCTTTGGCGGCTGACTCGCGGCATGCGGGGGCAGTTGGCGGGCGGGATCGTGTTGGGCCTGCTGGCATTGGCCGCCGGCATCGGCCGCTATGTATTCCTCGGCCAGATGCTGGCGCTGGTATTCGTCGGCGCGCCCTGGCAGCGCTGGATATGGCCGGCCGGGGCAGCGGTGGCGATGGTGCTGCTGCGTGCCGCCCTGGACCACGGCCGCACCGTCCAGGCCAACCGCTGCGCGGCCACCGTGCAGCAGGTGCTGCGCGCCAAGCTGTATGACCGGATCGTCGCGCTGGGACCCGGCTGGTTCGCCAACCAGCGCACGGGCGGGGTGATGCTGACGGTGGTCGACGGGGTCGAACAGCTGCAGACTTTTTTCGGCCAGTACCTGCCCCAGTTGGCGATCGCGGCGGCGGCGCCTTTCGCCATCTTCGCCGTCATCGCTTTCTGGGACGTGCCGACGGCCCTGGTGTTGCTGGCGGCGGCGATATTCGCCCTGGTCGGGCCGATGGCGGTGCATATGCTGGACCGGCGCGCCAGCCTGGCGCGATCCAGGTCGCTGCATGATTTCGGTGAAGACTTCCTGGACGCGGTGCAGGGGCTGCCGACGCTCAAGTCCTTCGGGCAGGGAAAGTCCTGGGGGCGCCGGCTGGCCGAGCGCGCGCGGCGCCTGTCGGATGGCACGATGTGGGTGTTGTCGGTCAGCCTGCTGACGCGCGGTATCAGCGACCTGGGCGTGGCGCTGGGCGCCGCGCTCGCGCTTACCCTGGGCGCCTGGCGCGTCGGGCACGGTGAGATGAGCGTGGAGGCGCTGCTGATCGTGCTGATGGCGGGGACAGAGATTTTTCGCCCGCTGCGCGACCTGCGCGCGGTGCTGCACCGTGGCATGCTGGGGCAATCGGCGGCGGCCGGCATCCATGCCCTCATGGATGCCGAATCCGCCACGGCGACCTTGGCCGGTCCCAGCGCGGAATCGGCGGCGAACGCCTCGGGCCGCGCCATCGCGGCCGGCTTCCGGCCCAGTGTCGAATTCGACGACGTGACGTTCGCCTACACCGCGCAGCGCACGGCGCATCGCGGCTTGAGCTTTCGCATCGACGCGGGCGAACGCGTGGGGATCGTAGGGCCCAGCGGCGCCGGCAAATCGACCATCGTCCGCCTGCTGCTGCGCGAATGCCTGGCGCAGCAGGGCGCGGTGCGCATAGGCGGCCATGATTTGCGGGATATCGATCAGCAGGCGCTGCTGTCGCGTATCGCGGTGGTCAGCCAGGACATCACGCTGTTCCATGGCACGCTGGACGAGAACCTGCGCCTGGGAAGGTTCGACGCAAGCCCGGAGCAGGTCCGCGCCGCGGCGCGCGCCGCGAATATCGATGATTTCATCATGGCCTTGCCCGATGGCTACGCGACGCGCATCGGCGAACGCGGCTTGCAGCTCTCCGGCGGGCAGCGCCAGCGCATCGCGATCGCGCGCGCCCTGCTGCGCGATGCGCCCATCCTGATCCTGGACGAGGCGCTGTCGTCGGTCGATACCGAAAACGAAGCCATCATCCAGCAGGCGCTCGACCGCTTGATGGCCGGCCGCACGACATTGATCCTGGCGCATCGCCTGGCGAGCGTGCTGGGCGCGGACCGGTGCCTGGTGCTGGATGGCGGCCGCGTGGCGGAGCAGGGCACGCACGCCGAGCTGATGGCGCGGCGCGGCCTTTACTACGGGCTGATGCATGAGCAGGACGAGGCGCGGCGCAAAGGCGGCGATCGGGATGCACGGGCGCATGCCGATGCGCATGCGGCCACGCCCGCGGACGCGCACGCGGATGCCGACCCGCATGCTTATGCCTATGCACCCGCGGATGCCGATGCATACGGAGATGCCCCGGCGCAGGCCGCATCCCCGGCCGGCGACCCCTCGCGGCCCGAGGCGCGCGCCCTCGACGACGACGCGCAACACGTCGGCTGGCGCGAGACCGTGGCCACCTTGCTGGCGGTGGTGCGCCCGTGGCGCGGCACGCTGGTCACCACCATCGTCCTGGGCGTCGCCCGCGTGGCGGCCTACATCGGCGTCGGCGTATTGAGCGCCCTGGTGGTGGCCGCCGTGCGCGACGGCCGCGACACCGGCGGCCTGATCGTCGCGCTGCTGGTGGCCGCGCCCCTGGCCGCGCTGTTCCATTGGCTGGAGTCCTGGCTGGCGCACGCCATGGCCTACCGCCTGCTGGGCGATATGCGCGTCAATCTCTATGACAAGCTGGAACGGCTGGCGCCCGCATACCTGTTGCGCCGCCGCTCGGGCGACCTGGTGGCGTTGGCGACCCAGGACGTGGAGATGATCGAGTACTTCTACGCCCACACCATCGCCCCGGCGATCGTCGCGCTGCTCGTGCCGCTGACCGTGCTCGGTTTCCTGTTCGCCTTCAGCTGGCCCGTGGCTGCCGTGCTGCTGCCCTTCCTGGCCTATGCCCTGTTCGCGCCCGTGCGCGGCCGCCGCCATGTGGATGCCCTGGGCGACAAGGCCCGGGCCGCACTGGGCGAAATGAGCGCCCACGCCACCGACACCATCCAGGGACTCGCCGAGCTGACGGCATTCCAGGCGACCGGCCGCCGCCGTGCCGACTTCCTGGCGCTGGCCGAACGCTATGGCCTGCGCCGCCTGGACATCCTGCGCGATCTTTCGGGCCAGGCGGCCCGCTTCGAAATCGCGATGGGCCTGGGCGGCCTGGCCGTGGCCGTCGTCGGCGCGCTGCAGGTGTCGGCCGGCACGCTGGACGCGGGCATGCTGCCGCTATTGATCCTGATCTCGCTGGCCACATTCCTGCCGGTGTCGGAGATCTCGCAGGTCAGCCGCCAGTTGGCGGACACCATCGCGGCGTCGCGCCGCCTGCACGTGGTCAACCACGAGCCCGAGCCCGTGCAGGACGGCCCCCGGCCCGCGCCGCGCGCGGCGGAAGGACTGTCGCTGGCCTTCGATCACGTCAGCTTCGCCTATCCCGGCAAGCGCGAGTACACGCTGAAGGACCTGAGCTTCGACGTACCGGCCGGCGCCATGGCCGCCATCGTCGGCCCGTCCGGCGCCGGCAAGAGCACCGTCGCCGGCCTGCTGCTGCGATTCTGGGATCCCGCGCAGGGCACGATACGCGTCGGCGGCGTCGACGTGCGCGAGCTGCAACTGGACGGGCTGCGCGAATGCGTCGCGCTGGTGACCCAGGACACCTACCTGTTCAACGAGACGCTGGAGGCGAATATCCGGCTCGCGCGGCCGGACGCCAGCGACGCCGAGCTGCGGACGGCGCTGGAGCAGGCAGCCTTGACGGATTTCGTGCGCGCCTTGCCCGACGGCCTGGCGACCAGGGTGGGCGAACGCGGCATGCAGCTGTCGGGCGGACAACGCCAGCGGATTTCCATCGCGCGCGCCTTCCTGAAGAACGCGCCGGTGCTGATCCTGGACGAGGCGACCTCGCACCTGGACACGCTGTCGGAGCTGCGCATCCGGCGTTCGCTGCAGCTGCTGATGCGGAATCGCACGACGCTGGTCATTGCCCATCGCCTGTCCACCATCCGCGAGGCCGACCTGATACTCGTCTTGCAGGAGGGCAGGCTGGCGCAGTCCGGCACGCATGACGACCTGCTGGGGCGGCGGGGCTTCTACGCGCGCGCCAGCGCGCATTGA
- a CDS encoding efflux transporter outer membrane subunit: protein MPRPLKLLACGAVALLCAACTVGPDFQKPDPAVPAAYADRTRVQSAAPGAEPASTVTDQADTDPRWWRRFNDPELNALIDRAIAGNLSLQQAVQRIAASRAQARAAGAAALPQLNASGSYTYQQLGARGLLESRGVPQKIDSLGAPGSPLDNVSPGAGAAAQAAGKQLIDKIEDPVNLYQVGFDASWELDLFGRVRRTVEAADAQTESAIEARNDALVSLEAEVAQTYAQLRGAQLMTRIATEQIQEDQEVLDLTRSRQQAGLASQTDVERAQAQLGASQSQLPFYEQQMTTALNGLALLMGAPPGTLDAELSTPGAVPPVPPSVPIGLPAELARRRPDIRRAEADLHAATAQVGVSIAQLFPDISLTGSIGLRATEASYLTRWASHFYSIGPQVSLPIFQGGALRAQIAMAKADQAAATLAYRQTVLSALHDVDNALVRYRTDQARRDTLSTVVDANRRAFDLARNGYVNGLNSFIEVLDTERQLSNSRIELANATVRVTTDLVALYKALGGGWEPMASAQP from the coding sequence ATGCCGCGGCCGCTGAAGCTGCTCGCATGCGGCGCGGTCGCCTTGCTGTGCGCCGCATGCACGGTCGGCCCGGATTTCCAGAAACCCGATCCCGCCGTGCCGGCCGCCTATGCGGACCGCACGCGCGTCCAGTCGGCGGCGCCGGGGGCGGAGCCCGCGTCGACGGTGACCGACCAGGCCGATACGGACCCGCGCTGGTGGCGGCGCTTCAACGATCCGGAGCTAAATGCGCTGATCGACCGTGCGATCGCCGGCAACCTGTCCTTGCAGCAGGCCGTGCAGCGCATCGCGGCCTCGCGGGCGCAGGCGCGTGCCGCCGGCGCGGCCGCCTTGCCGCAATTGAACGCCAGCGGCAGCTACACCTATCAGCAGCTGGGCGCGCGCGGCCTGCTGGAATCGCGCGGCGTACCGCAAAAAATAGACAGCCTGGGTGCGCCCGGCTCGCCGCTGGACAACGTGTCGCCCGGGGCGGGCGCGGCGGCCCAGGCTGCCGGCAAGCAGCTGATCGACAAGATCGAAGATCCCGTCAATCTGTACCAGGTGGGCTTTGATGCGAGTTGGGAGCTGGATCTGTTCGGCCGCGTGCGCCGCACCGTGGAAGCCGCCGACGCGCAGACGGAATCGGCGATAGAGGCGCGCAACGATGCGCTGGTGTCGCTGGAGGCGGAGGTCGCCCAGACCTATGCGCAACTGCGTGGAGCGCAGCTGATGACGCGCATCGCGACCGAGCAGATCCAGGAAGACCAGGAAGTGCTGGACCTGACCCGCAGCCGCCAGCAGGCCGGGCTGGCCAGCCAGACCGATGTGGAACGCGCACAGGCGCAACTGGGCGCGTCGCAATCGCAGCTGCCGTTCTACGAGCAGCAGATGACGACCGCGCTGAATGGATTGGCGTTGTTGATGGGCGCGCCGCCAGGGACCCTGGACGCGGAGCTCTCGACGCCCGGCGCGGTGCCGCCCGTTCCGCCCAGCGTGCCGATAGGCCTACCCGCGGAGCTGGCGCGCCGGCGTCCGGACATCCGGCGGGCGGAGGCCGACCTGCACGCCGCCACGGCGCAGGTCGGCGTGTCCATCGCCCAACTGTTCCCCGACATTTCCCTGACCGGCAGCATCGGCCTGCGGGCGACGGAGGCCAGTTACCTGACGCGCTGGGCCAGCCATTTCTATTCCATAGGCCCGCAGGTCAGCCTGCCGATATTCCAGGGCGGCGCGCTGCGCGCGCAGATCGCCATGGCGAAGGCCGACCAGGCGGCAGCGACGCTGGCCTACCGGCAGACGGTCCTGTCCGCCCTGCACGACGTGGACAATGCCCTGGTGCGCTACCGCACCGACCAGGCGCGGCGCGACACGCTGTCGACGGTGGTGGACGCCAACCGCCGCGCCTTCGACCTGGCCCGCAATGGCTACGTGAATGGCCTGAACAGCTTCATCGAGGTGCTGGACACCGAGCGCCAGCTGTCCAACAGCCGCATCGAACTGGCCAACGCGACGGTGCGCGTCACCACCGACCTGGTGGCCCTGTACAAGGCGCTCGGGGGTGGCTGGGAGCCTATGGCTTCAGCACAACCTTGA